One stretch of Caloenas nicobarica isolate bCalNic1 chromosome 2, bCalNic1.hap1, whole genome shotgun sequence DNA includes these proteins:
- the CCN3 gene encoding LOW QUALITY PROTEIN: CCN family member 3 (The sequence of the model RefSeq protein was modified relative to this genomic sequence to represent the inferred CDS: deleted 2 bases in 1 codon), which yields MATGGGHSLPALLLLLLLRLCEASAGRPAWGGSRRPGRPRDPAVGAALSPQVSGREAACSRPCSGRCPAQPPRCAPGVPAVLDGCSCCLVCARQRGESCSPLLPCDESGGLYCDRGPEDGGPEDGGGAAGICMVLEGDNCVFDGMIYRNGETFQPSCKYQCTCRDGQIGCLPRCNLDLLLPGPDCPFPRKIKVPGECCEKWICDPKDEVILGGFAMAAYRQEATLGVVTDSSANCIEQTTEWSACSKSCGMGFSTRVTNRNQQCEMVKQTRLCIIRPCENEEPSDKKGKKCVRTKKSLKAVHFEYKNCTSVQTYKPRYCGLCNNGRCCTPHNTKTIQVEFRCPQDKVLKKPMMLINTCVCHSNCPQSNNAFFQPLDLTSSEAKI from the exons ATGGCGACGGGCGGCGGGCACAGCCTGCCcgccctgctgctcctgctcctgctccggctCTGCGAGGCAAGTGCGGGGCGCCCGGCG TGGGGGGGCAgccggcggccgggccggccccgTGACCCGGCCGTCGGGGCCGCTTTGTCCCCGCAGGTGagcgggcgggaggcggcgtGTTCCCGGCCCTGCAGCGGGCGCTGCCCGGCGCAGCCGCCACGCTGCGCCCCGGGGGTGCCCGCCGTGCTGGacggctgctcctgctgcctggtGTGCGCCCGGCAGCGCGGCGAGAGCTGCTCCCCGCTGCTGCCCTGCGACGAGAGCGGCGGGCTCTACTGCGACCGCGGCCCCGAGGACGGCGGCCCCGAGgacggcggcggggccgccggcaTCTGCATGG TGCTAGAGGGAGACAACTGCGTGTTCGACGGGATGATCTATCGCAACGGAGAGACGTTCCAGCCCAGCTGCAAGTACCAGTGCACCTGCCGAGATGGACAGATCGGCTGCCTGCCCCGCTGCAACCTGGACCTGCTGCTCCCCGGCCCCGACTGCCCTTTCCCCAGAAAAATCAAAGTCCCTGGAGAGTGCTGTGAGAAGTGGATCTGTGACCCTAAAGATGAAGTGATTTTGGGAGGTTTTGCTATGGCTG CCTACAGGCAAGAGGCCACGCTTGGGGTTGTGACAGATTCAAGCGCCAATTGTATTGAGCAGACAACAGAATGGAGTGCTTGTTCCAAAAGCTGTGGAATGGGCTTTTCCACCCGTGTTACCAACAGAAATCAACAGTGTGAGATGGTGAAGCAGACACGGCTTTGCATAATAAGACCTTGTGAAAATGAAGAGCCATCTGATAAG aaagggaagaaatgtgTCCGAACAAAGAAGTCCCTGAAAGCTGTTCACTTTGAATACAAGAACTGCACTAGTGTGCAGACATACAAACCTCGTTACTGTGGCCTTTGCAATAATGGACGATGCTGCACcccacacaacaccaaaacGATTCAAGTTGAGTTCCGCTGTCCTCAAGACAAAGTCCTAAAAAAGCCAATGATGTTGATCAACACTTGTGTCTGTCATAGTAACTGTCCTCAGAGTAACAATGCTTTCTTCCAGCCGTTAGATCTAACATCTAGTgaagcaaaaatatga